CGGTCGAGGAGGCGCTCCTTCTGGGCGAGCGGCTTCTGGTCATGGCGCCGCGTCCCGGTCGCATCCACCGCGAGTACCGGCTGCCTTTCGCGGAGGCCGGGGTGAATGCGGACCTGCGCGAGGTCAAGAAAGACCCCAAATTCGGCGAGACCCGAGACGAGATCCTGTCGATGATCTGGGAAATGGAAGAAGAGATTATGGGCCGGACGGAGAGCGCATGACATGACCGGCCTTGTTCTCCTCATCCTCTATGTGGCGCTGTTCGTCGGCTCCATGGTCGCCGTCGCCTTCTTTACCCGCAATCGGACGCGGAAGGACTTCACCGCGCTCAAGACCGTGACCTTCGGCGACGAGAGCGCCGTGCGTCCGAACCGTGCGGCCAGCATCATCTCGGTTCTGGTGATCTTCCTGCTCTGGGGCGCGTTCACCGGCTCGAAATGGGCGCCGTTTCACGTGCCGGGACCGTTCGTCGGCGAAAGCGGCTTCACCTATACCGCGCAGGATGCCGCCGGACAGACCGACGACGCGCAGGTCTCCTTCATCGTTCATCCCGTCGGCGAGGATGTCGCCGCCCCCGAGCCGGGCGCGGCGGACGGCTTCGCCGAGGACGATACCGGCACCATCGGCGCCTACCGGACCGAGCTGTTCCGCGTCACCAGCAACGATGGCGAGGGCGCGACCGTCATCGCCGTCGACGGGCAGGAGATCGCGCCGGGCCAGACGGTCGACATCGCCAACGGCACCGTCACGATGACGCCCCGCGGCTCGCTGAATGTGCGGCCCGATACCGGCTTCCAGATGGAATCAATCTGGCTGCCCGCCCCCGAGGAGGTCGTCGGCGCCTTCGTCGACATCTGGCAGAACGGCTACCAGAACTTCACCCTGATCGAGCATCTGGGCTGGTCGCTGATCCGCGTCCTCGTGGGCTTCGTCCTCGGCGCGCTGGTCGGCATCCCGCTGGGCTACGCGATGGGTCTCTCGGGCTGGTTCCGCGGCTGGTTCGATCCGATCGTCGAATTCATGCGGCCCGTCCCGCCTCTGGCGCTCATCCCGCTGGTCATCATCTGGTTCGGCATCTGGGAGACGGGGAAGATCGTGCTCCTGTTCCTCGCGGCACTCTGGATCATGGCCATCGCGGCGCGCGCAGGCGTCTCTGGCGTGAACATCACCAAGGTCCACGCGGCCTATTCGCTGGGTGCGTCCAAGTGGCAGATCCTGCGCCACGTCATCATCCCCAACTCGCTGCCCGAGATCTTCACCGGCGCGCGGGTCGCGATGGGGGTGTGCTGGGGCACGGTCGTCGCGGCCGAACTTGTCGCCGCCCAGAAGGGTGCGGGCATGATGATCATTGCGGCGTCGAAGTTCCAGCAGACCTATATCGTCCTGATGGGCATCATCCTGATCGGCCTGATCGGCTACGGGATCGACATCCTGATGCGCAAGGCCGAGGACATTCTGGTGCCGTGGAAGGGTCGCTCCTGACGCGGCTCTAGCCGTCCAGCCAGACGAGGACCGCGAAGACGATGACGCCCGCGACCAGCGCGGCGAAGCGGCTCTCGCGTTCCTCGGGCAGCTCTTCCTTCAGGACGTTCAGGATCACCCCGCCGCCGAGCACCGCGAGGACGTACATGATCCAGGTTTCGGGCACTTCGATGGCCGTGCCCACGGCCCAGCCGACGAGCAGGGCCACGGACAGAAGCCAGCGCGCGATGCGCATGTAGCCCGCGCGGAACGCCTCGAGCAGGCCGAAATCCGTGACCAGCAGATGCAGCGCCATCGCCGCCACGAAGAGCCAGAGCTCGGCGCGGTCGGCCAGAAGGTAGCCGGTCACCAGGTTGTAGACCACGAAGCTGGCGAGGTGGACGCCGAAGGTCCCCGGCTCCTCCTCGTGCCCGGCGGTGCGGCGGCGCAGGGCGTCCGACTGGACCATCCGCTCGATCCCGTAGAAGCCGACCAATGCGGCCAGCGCCACGCCCCAGATGCCGAAACCCAGCGCCGTGTCCTCGCCGACCAGTTCCGCGCCATGGGCCAGCTCGGGCAGCAGGTGCAGGAAGACGTAGCCGATCGACGCGCCGCCCGCGAAGGACAACCAGCGCGAGCGGGGCGTGTTCGACAGGAAGGTCAGGCGCGGCGTCAGCCAATGGACGGCGACGAGGAGGAGCGCGGCGGCGAGGGAAGCGATCATGCCCGGTCAACGGATCGCGGACGGGGCGGTTCCCCTCAGGCGTCCCGCGGGCGCAGCCGCAGCCAGACCAGCGCGACCGCGGCCAGCGTCAGGAACGGCACCATCGCATAGTTCACCTTGGCCCAGCCCGCGACGGCGTCCACCGCCGACCCCATCAGGCCGCCCGACGAGAGCGAGGCCAGCGTCACCATCCCGAAGACCAGAAGGTCGTTCAGACCCTGTACCGTGCCCCGCTCATGCGCGGCGTGGTTCGCGGTCAGCATCGCGGTCGCCCCGATGAAGCCGAAGTTCCAACCGATGCCCAGAAGGATAAGTGCTCCGAAGAAGTTGAAGAGCGTGACCCCTGCCAATGCCATGATCCCGGCCGCGGCGAGGCAGGCGAGCCCGGCCGAGATGATCCGCGTCGTCCCGAACCGTGCGATGAGGTGGCCGGTGAAGAAGCTGGGCGCATACATCGCGATGACATGGGCCGAGACGATATCGGCCGCGTTCCCGGTCGAGAAGCCGCAGCCCACGACCGCCAGCGGTGTCGAGGTCATCACGAGGTTCATGAGCGCGTAGGTGACCATCCCGCAGACCACGGCGACGACGATCGCGGGCTCGCGCAGAAGCTGGCCGCGGCTGCGCCCGCGCGGCGCGTCGGCGGCGGGCTTGGCGGGGGTGGGGATGTCGAGAAGGAAGAAGAGCCACAACCCGACGAGGTTCAGGACGATGACCGCGCCGTAGGTATAGAGGAACGGGATCACCGTCGCGTCCGACGTCAGCTTGACCAGTTGCGGCCCGATCAGCGCCGAGATCAGGCCCCCCGCCATGACGTAGCTGATGGCCTTGGGGCGGAAGGCCTCGGACGCGGTGTCGGTGGCGGCGAAGCGGTAGAAGCCCAGCGTCGACATGAAGATGCCGGTCAGGTACGCGCCCGCGAGGAAGATCGCGAAACTGGACGTGATCAGTCCCGTCAGCGACAGCGCCGCCCCGCAGGCCCCGGCGACGGCCCCTAGGACGAAGCCGAAGCGTCGGCCCTTCGCCTGCATCAGCGGGCTGATCCACGGCGCGGTCGTCATCGAGCCGAAGACGATGAGGCTGATGGGCAGCGTCGCCAGAAGCGGCGTCGGCGCGAGGCTCATCCCCGCCAGCCCGCCGACCACGAAATTCATCGGAAGCTGCGCCCCGAGGATCGCCTGCGCCGCCACGAGGACGAGGACGTTGCGCCGTGCGCGGGAATCGTCGGGGATATCGGTGATGGCCGTCATGGCCGAAGACTACGCCGCGCCACCAAGGGCCACCAGCGCGTCATTGTATCGCTACGCGCGGGGCGCGATCAGATGTGCGAAGGACCCGCTGGCCGCCCCGTGCCGCAGGCCCATGGGGGCAAGCGTTGTGCCCTCGGCATCGCTGGCCGCGAACACCGGCTCCCCCTCTGCGCGCAGGGTCGTGGCATAGTGGAACTCGTGCCCCGCCCAGCGCCCCGCGAATGGCCCATGGCCCGCCTCGAGCTCGCGGTAGCCGAGATGCAGCCGGCGCGTCTCGAAGCTCGTTTCCAGCCGCAGAAGGCCCGCCATGGCGTGTTGAGTGCCGTCCGCGTCCACCAGCCCGTCGCCCATCACCATGTAGCCGCCGCATTCGCCGAAGACCTGCCGGTCGGCCAGCGATCCGAGGAAGCGCCCGGCGGCGGCGAGTCGCCCGGCGTGGAGTTCGGGATAGCCGCCCGGCAGGTAGACGAGATCGGCAGGCGGCGCGGCCTCGTCGGCCAGCGGCGAGAAGATCCGCAGTTCCGCGCCCGCCGCCCGCCAGCCGTCGAGGAGGTGCGGGTATGCGAAGGCAAAGGCCGCGTCCTGCGCGACCGCGATCCGTTGGGCCGGAGGTGGCACGGCAACGAGCGGTGTGTCGGGCAGGGGGGCGGCGCATGCGACGAGGGCGTCGAGATCGACATGGGCCGCGACGATCTGAGCGGCGCGGGCAAGAAAGGCGTCGAGGTCGGGATGCTCCTCGGCCTGGACGAGGCCGAGATGCCGGGCGGGCAGGGCGAGCGTCGCGTCGCGCGGAATCACGCCCAGCACCGGGATCGGACAGGCATGTCGCAGCATGGTCCCGTGTCGGTCCGATCCGACCCGATTCAGGATCACGCCCGCAACCCGTACGGCCGGATCATGCGCGGCGAAGCCCGAGACCAGCGGGGCCACCGACTGCGCCATGCGCGCCGCATCGACCACCAGCACGACGGGCAGCGCCATCTGCCGCGCGAGATCGGCCACGGCGCCGCGCCCGTCCGGCGGGGCCCCGTCGAAGAGGCCCATCGCGCCCTCGATCAGAAGAAGGCCCGGTCCTGCGGCGAGGCCCGCGATCATCGCGGGGGCCATCGCCCAGGCATCGAGATTGGGGCAGGGCGCGCCGGTCGCCGCGGCATGGAAGCGCGGGTCGATATAGTCGGGGCCGGATTTCGCCCCGCGCACCGCGTGGCCTGCCTGCCGCAGCGCGCCCAGCAGGCCCAGCGTCACGGTCGTCTTGCCCGCGCCCGAAGACGGCGCGGCGAGGATCAGGCCGGGCATGGGAGCGTCACGCGCTTTCGGCGGGCCGTCGCCGGTCGAGCGGGTCGAGATCGCGTGGCGCCTCGCCCGCCGCCTGCGCCTGCCAGTCGAGCGCCTGGCGCAGCGCCACGGCCATGCCGATGCAGATGATGGCCGGTGGCTCGAGCCCGGCGGCGGCGATATCGGCCTCGCAGTTGGCGAGCGTCGTCTCGATCGTGCGCTGGCCGTCCAGCGTGGCGGTGGTCGTGACGGCCACCGGCTCGGACGGGCGGCGACCGGCGGCGATGAGCTGGGCCGCGATCTGGCCGATATGCTTCATCCCCATGTAAAGCACGATCACCTGGCTGCCGCGCGCGATCCCGGCCCAGTCGACCGCCGTAGGGGCGGCCCCGCTGGCGTCGTGGCCGGTGACGAAGGTGACCGATTGGTTCACGTCGCGGTGGGTGACCGGGATGCCGGCATAGGCCAGCCCCGCGATCCCCGCCGTGATGCCCGGCACGATGCGGATGGGCACGCCGTGCTGGACCAGCGTCTGCGCCTCCTCTCCGCCGCGTCCGAAGACGAAAGGATCGCCGCCCTTGAGCCGCAGCACGCGTTTGCCCGCGCGGGCCAGTTCGACCAGCCGCAGCGATATGTCGCGCTGCTTGGCCGAGGGTTTACCGCCGCGCTTGCCGGCATAGATGCGCTCGGCCTGCGGGGCCCAGTCGAGGATCGCCTCGCCCACGAGCGCGTCGTAGACGATCACGTCGGCTTGCCGCAGAGCGTTCAACCCGTGCAGCGTCAGAAGGCCGGGGTCGCCCGGACCGGCACCACACAGCCAGACCCAGCCGCGTTGCAGCTCGGGCCAGTCGTTCGGAGGGAGTTCGGGCGTCATGATTCCTTCCTGCCGTGGCCCGCGCGATTTGGAAAGACGGCGCGCGACCATTGGCGGCCCGCGGGCGGCGTGGCATGGGTTGGCGCATGAACGACGCGCCGAAGCTGCGCCGGGGCTGGACCACCGGTGCCTGTGCCACCGCCGCGGCCAAGGCCGCGCTAGCAGGGCTGTGGGGCGGGGCCGTGCCGCGCGAGGTCGAGATCGTGCTGCCGCGCGGGGAACGTCCGGTCTTCGCGGTCGCAGAGGGTCGGATCGGCGACGGCTGGGCCGAGGCGGCGGTGATCAAGGATGCGGGCGATGACCCCGACGTCACCCATGGCGCGACCATTGTGGTGCGCGTTGCTGCCTCGGACGGCGGGGTCGTGTTCCGCGCGGGCGAGGGCGTCGGCACCGTGACCAAGCCCGGCCTGCCCATCGCGGTGGGTGAGCCCGCGATCAACCCGGTCCCCCGCGCGATGCTGGACGAAGTCGTGGCCGAGGCGGCGGCGCAGTACGGGCAACGGCCCGATATCGAGATCACCGTGTCGGTGCCCGGCGGTGCGGTATTGGCGGCGAAGACATGGAATCCGCGCCTTGGGATCGAGGGCGGGCTTTCGATCCTCGGCACCACGGGGATCGTGCGGCCCTTCAGTTGCGCGGCCTGGATCGCGTCCATCCATCGCGGGATCGACGTGGCTGCGGCGTCCGGCCTGACCCATGTGGCGGGCTGCACCGGGGCCACGTCCGAGCGGGTGGTGCAGGCGCTGCACGGTCTGCCAGATCACGCGATGCTCGACATGGGCGATTTCGCGGGCGGGATGCTGAAATATCTCCGCCGTCATCCGATCGCACGGGTCACGATCGGCGGCGGCGTCGGAAAACTCGCGAAGTTGGGGCAGGGGGCAATGGACCTTCATTCCGGGCGCTCGCAGGCGGATTTCGCGAGGCTGAGCGACTGGGCGGGCACCGATCTGACCGATTGCAACACGGTGCTCGAGGCGGTGACGCGGGTGCCCGCGCTTGCGGAGAAGGTCGGGACCGAGGCCCGGCGCGCGGCCCTGGGCATAATCGACGCCGAGGTCGACGTGGTCGTCATCGATCGCGCGGGCGACGTGATGGCCCATGCGCGGTGACGTTCTGGTGCTGGCGGGCACGGCCGAGGCGCGGGCCCTGCTTGCGCGCTGCGGCGGGTTGCGCGTGACGGCTTCGCTGGCCGGGGCGACGGACTCGCCCCGCGATCTCGGGGTGCCGACGCGCCGCGGCGGCTTCGGCGGCGCGGAGGGCTTTCGCGCGGCGCTCGCGTTGCATTCCGCGGTCCTCGATGCCACGCATCCCTTCGCGTCCACCATCAGCACCCGCACCGCGACGATCTGCGCCGCGCGCGCCGTCCCCTATCTGCGTCTCACCCGCGCGCCTTGGCCGACCGAGCCGGGCTGGATCCGCCACGCGGACGCCACCGCCTGCGCCGAGGCGTTGCCTGCGGGCGCGCGCGTTCTTCTGACCGCCGGGCCGGGAGCGCTCGACCCGTTTCTCGGGCGAGGTCTGGATCTGACCTGCCGCCGCGTCGATCCCGCCCCGGCCCGCGCAGGGGTCGATTGGGTCATCGGGACGCCGCCCTTTACCGAACGCGACGAAGCGGCCTTGATGCGGGACCGCGCGATCACCCATCTGGTCACCAAGAACAGCGGCGGGTCGCGGGCCAAGCTCGATGCGGCGCGCCGCTTGGGCGTGTCCGTCCACGTCATTGACCGACCGCCCCCACCGCCCGGAGACGAGACCCATGACATCGACCGCGCCTATGCCTTCATCCTCGCCCATGCGGATCATCGCAGGGCCGGATGACGTCGCCGAGGGAGTCGCATGGCTTCGTTCGGAATGCCCGAAGATGGCCGCGGCCCTCGACCGGGTCGGACCCCTGCCGCTGCGGCGCCGCGACGACGGGTTCGGGGCGCTTCTCTCGGCGATCGTGGGACAGCAGGTCAGCATCGCTTCGGCGGCCGCGATCAACGCGCGGCTCGCCGAGGCCGGGCTGGTGACCGAGGCCGCGATCCGCGCTTCTGCCGAGACGGATCTGAAGGCCTGCGGTCTTTCGCGGCAGAAGATGCGCTACGCCCGCGCGCTGGCCGAGGCCGGCATCGACTGGACCGCCCTGCGTGCGATGCCCACCGACGAGGTCGTGGCCACCCTGACCGCCGTGCCGGGCATCGGGGCCTGGACGGCGGAAATCTACGCGATGTTCAGCCTCGGCCACGCCGACGTCTTCGCGCCGGGCGACCTGGCGCTGCAGGAGGGCGCGCGTATGGTCTACGGCCTTGACGATCGCCCGAAGGAACGGGCCCTGCGCGACTGGTCGGCGGATTGGTCACCATGGCGATCGGTTGCGGCACGGCTCTTCTGGGCCTACTACGCGCGGGAGAAGCGTCGGGAGGGCATCGCGTGACACTCAGGCATGAGCGCCGGGGGCCGGAAGCGCCCGACCGGCTGGTGATCTTCCTGCATGGCTACGGCGCGAATGCCGCCGACCTGATCGGGCTGGCCGATCCGCTGGGCCCACATCTGCCCGGCACCGCCTTCCTCGCCCCCGACGCGCCGGAAGAACTGCCGGGCATGCCCGGCGGCTTTCAGTGGTTTCCGATCCCGTGGCTTGACGGGTCCAGCGAAGAGGCCGCGCAGGCCGGGATGGCGCGCGCCATCGAGGACCTGAACGCATGGCTTGACGAGGTGATCGCGGCCGAGGGCGTGCCGATCTCGAATGTCGCGCTTTTCGGGTTCAGCCAGGGCACCATGATGGCGCTGCATGTCGGCCCCCGTCGCGACCCCGGATTGGCCGGTATCGTGGGATTCTCGGGGCGGCTTTTGTCGCCCGAGACGCTGGCCGACGAGGTGGCGACCCGGCCCCCGGTCCTGCTGGTCCATGGCGATGCCGACGAGGTCGTACCGGTCCAGTCGCTTCCGCAGGCCGCCGAAGCGCTGGAAGGGGCGGGGTTCGACCGCGTTTACGCCCATATCATGAAGGGCACCGGCCACGGGATCGCGCCTGACGGGCTGTCGGTCGCGCTGGCCTTCCTGCGGGACATCTGGAGCATCGAGAGCGACTGAACGGACACGTCGGAAAACCGTCATCCAACCCCGCTATCTGGGCCCTTGTCAGTCCTCGGCACCCATATATAGTCCGAGCTGACGGGGGCCACGCGCCCGACGACCGGGCGCGCCGCCCCCACGCCAGGGGATGCGAGCGCAATGGTTCCTGCGACCGACACGATCGACCCGGATTTCCGAACCGCATTCACCCGCGATCCTGCCGGCCTGCGTCATTTCCCGGCACTTGTGCTGAACGCCGATTATCGCCCGCTGAGCTATTATCCCCTCTCGCTCTGGCCGTGGCAGGATGCGGTCAAGGCCGCCTTCCTCGACCGCGTCACCATCGTCAGCGAATACGAGGAGGTGGTCCGTTCGCCGACCACCGTGATCCGCATCCCGTCTGTCGTGGTCCTCAAGGACTACGTCAAGCCGCAGCGGCAGGTCGCCTTCACGCGCTTCAACCTGTTCCTGCGCGACGAATTCTGCTGCCAGTATTGCGGCGCGCGCGGTGACCTGACCTTCGATCACGTGGTGCCCCGGGCGCGGGGCGGAATCACCTCGTGGGAAAACGTGGTCGCGGCCTGCGGGCGGTGCAACCTGCGCAAGGGCTCTCGCTCGCTCAAGCAGGTCGGGTTCACGCTGCGCAAGCCGCCCCGGCAACCGGCCTCGGGCGAGCTGATGAATCTCGGGCGCAAGTTCCCACCGAACCACCTGCACGACAGCTGGATGGACTTCCTCTACTGGGATGCCGAACTGGAAGCCTGAGGCCGCCGGCGACGCCGCCTAGCCGTCACGTCCCGGCTCGCCAGGATCGTTCGAGTAGAGGGCGATCTTGTTGCCCTGGGGGTCGCGAAGATAGCCGACATAGAACGCCGCCCCGTAGTCCGCGCGGAACCCGGGCGCCCCCTCGTCCCGGCCCCCGGCCGCGATCGCCGCGGCATGAAGGGCGCGGACGTCCCGTTGGCTCCGGGCCTCGAAGGCGATCATCGACCCGTTTCCGGTCGAGGCCGGGCCGCCGTCGAAGGGCGGTTTGACGTAGAACTCCGTCAGACTGGCCGGGTGGTCCGGCCCCAAGGCGTAGCTCAGGCCCTCGGGCCCTTCCGTCACGCCGTAGCCAAGCGCGGGCAGGATCGCCGCGTAAAACCGCTTGGCGCGCGGAATGTCGTCGGCCCCGACGGTGACGTAGCCGATCATTGTGCGGGGCCGCATGGGTTGCGGCATGGTTCGGGCGGGCAGGACATCATCCGCCATCCATAGGCCGGAACGTGCCGCGCCTCCAGCGCCCGGCTGCCGTCCCGCTCTCAGACCAGCCCCGGCGCGCCCCCGAGCCGCTTGGCCAAGGGCGCGACCGTCAGCCCCTGCACGATGATCGAGAAGAGCACCACGATATAGGTCGCCGTGAGCATCACGGGCGTCCATTCGCCGTCGGGCAAAGACAGGACCAGTGCGACCGAGATGCCGCCCTTCAATCCGCCCCAGGTCATGATGCGCGTGAGCCCCGTCTCCATGCTCTCGGCAAAGGGGCGGAGCAGCGTGACCGGCACCACGACGGCGGCAAACCGCGCCACGAGGTGCAGGACGATCGCGGCCAGCCCGGCGAGGAGGTAGGACGCCTCGAAAGCGACCGCGAAGACCTCGACCCCGATCAGAAGGAACAGGACCGCGTTCAGGATTTCGTCGATCAGGGTCCAGAACGTGTCGACATGGGCGCGCGTCTCGTCCGACATCCCGTATTTCGAGCCGACATCGCCGATCAGAAGCCCGGCGACCACCGCCATGATCGGAGCCGAGACATGGAGGAGGAGGCTGAGCTGGTAGCCGCCGAATGCGAGCGCCAGCGTGATGAGGACCTCGAGCGGCGGATCGTCGATGCGGCGCATGACGCGGAAGGCCAGGTACCCGAGGGCCGCACCGAGGGCCGCGCCGCCGAACGCCTCCTGCACGAAGAGGATCGCCGCCGCCTCGAGGCCCGAGCCATGCGCGTCGCCCGCCGGATAGGCGAGCCCGACGAGGACGAGGAAGACGACATAGCCGACGCCGTCATTGAAAAGGCTTTCGCCCGCGATCTTTGTTTCCAGCGATTTGGGCAGGTCGGCGGCGCGCAGAACGCCCAGCACCGCGACCGGATCGGTGGGCGAGATCAGCGCGCCGAAGACCAGCGCGATCAGGAGCGGTGCTCCGGTGATCCAACTGAACCCGATCCCGGCGATGGCGGTCGAGAGGCCGACGCCGATGGTGGCCATCAGAAGCACGAGGACCCATTCGCGCTTGAGGTCGGCGACCTTGACGTGCAGCGCGCCGGCAAAGAGCAGAAGGCCCAGCATTCCTTCAAGCAGCGCGTCCGAGAATTCGATGTCGAGGACGACGGTCCGGATCTCGGCCGCCAGGCCCCAGGACGGCACGGCGAGGTCCACCATCATCAGCGTCAGCGATGCGGCCAGTGCCACGATCAGGATGCCGATCGCCGAAGGCAGCTTGAGGAACAGGTGGTTCACGGCCCCGAACGCCCCTGCCATGACGAGGAGGAGCGAGGCGATCTGGAGAAGGTCCATGGATCAGGATCCGATCGTGCGGGGGATGTCGAACGTGGGCGGCGCGAGGGTGAAACCCTCGAAGCGAAAGCCGGGCGAGACGGTACAGCTGACGAGTGTCCAGTCGCCGGTGGTGCGCGCGGCCTGCCAGTGTTCCTTCGGCACGCAGCCCTGCATCGACTGGCGCAGGATGTCGGGGCCGAGCACCGTGTCGGTCGCGGGACCGGCATCGTCCGGCGAAATGCTCAGCACGAGCGGCTCGCCCGCGTGCCAGAACCAGAGCTCGTCGGCATCGACGCGGTGCCAGTGACTGCCGCCGCCGTCGCGGAGCAGGAACAGGATCGCAGTACCCGCGGGCCGCACGCCCGGCCCAGCCTCGGACACGAAGGTCTGGCGGTAGAATCCGCCCTCTGGATGGGGTGCGAGGTCGAGCGCCGCGATGATCTCGTCGGCCGTCATGCGAGGCGCCCCCGCCAGAGCGTATAGAGCCCCGCCGCCACGATCACCGCGATCCCGGCCAGGGCCAGACCGTCGGGCCAGTCGCCGAAGATCGCCAACCCGATCACGGCCGCGACGGGGATCTCGAGATATTGCATCGGTGCGAGCGTGGCCGAGGGCGCATGGCGCAGGGACCACGTCATCAGGAGGTGCCCGAAGGTACCGAGCAGACCCATCGCCAGAAGGACCGGCAGGTGCCCCGTGATCGGCAGGAGTGCCACGGGTCCGACATTCGGCAGCGCGAGGTAGAGCGCACCGAGGCCGACCACCGCCATCACCCCCGATGCGGCCTGCATCGGGATCGGGTCTGCTTCGGACGCGACGCGCCGGGTGACCAGCATGAAGGCCGCGAAGACGAAGGCGACCCCGAGGGGGTAGAGCACGGCCCAGCCGACCTCGACGAAGCTCGGCTGCATCACCATGAGGGTGCCCGCGAAGCCGACCGCGCAGGCGGCGAGGCGGCGCGGCCCGACCTCCTCGCCCAGGATCATGTGCCCCATCAGCAGGAGGATGAACGGCATGACGAAGGCGATGGCCAGCGCGTCGGCCAACGGCAGGTAGGTCAGTCCCTTGGTCATCAGCCAGATGCCCGTCACCTGCAGCACCGTGCGCAGTCCCGTCAGCCGCCAGCCCAGCGGCGAAATGCGCCAGCTCTGCCCCGAAAGCCGGACGAGCGGGATCAGGATCACGGCCTGCACCACGAAACGGATGAAGACGAGCTGCAGGACCGGGAAGGTGCCCGCCGCGATCTTGGCCATCGCGTCCGACAGCGGGGCGGTGACGCAAAAGCCCAGCATCAGCGCCATGCCCAGCGCGGGGCGGTCGATCCGGGGGGCGGCGGCGGCATCCATGGGCGCGACGCTAGGCCCGGGCGGTCGGGGCGGCAAGCGCCCCGGCCCTTGGATCAGCCGCGCAGGATGCTGCGCCCGGCGTAGCGCGCCGTCTCGCCCAGCATCTCCTCGATGCGGATCAGCTGATTGTACTTGGCCAGCCGGTCCGATCGGGCGAGGCTGCCGGTCTTGATCTGCCCGCAATTCGTGGCGACCGCGAGGTCGGCGATGGTCGCGTCCTCGGTCTCGCCCGATCGGTGCGACATGA
This portion of the uncultured Jannaschia sp. genome encodes:
- a CDS encoding ABC transporter permease yields the protein MTGLVLLILYVALFVGSMVAVAFFTRNRTRKDFTALKTVTFGDESAVRPNRAASIISVLVIFLLWGAFTGSKWAPFHVPGPFVGESGFTYTAQDAAGQTDDAQVSFIVHPVGEDVAAPEPGAADGFAEDDTGTIGAYRTELFRVTSNDGEGATVIAVDGQEIAPGQTVDIANGTVTMTPRGSLNVRPDTGFQMESIWLPAPEEVVGAFVDIWQNGYQNFTLIEHLGWSLIRVLVGFVLGALVGIPLGYAMGLSGWFRGWFDPIVEFMRPVPPLALIPLVIIWFGIWETGKIVLLFLAALWIMAIAARAGVSGVNITKVHAAYSLGASKWQILRHVIIPNSLPEIFTGARVAMGVCWGTVVAAELVAAQKGAGMMIIAASKFQQTYIVLMGIILIGLIGYGIDILMRKAEDILVPWKGRS
- a CDS encoding MFS transporter, with protein sequence MTAITDIPDDSRARRNVLVLVAAQAILGAQLPMNFVVGGLAGMSLAPTPLLATLPISLIVFGSMTTAPWISPLMQAKGRRFGFVLGAVAGACGAALSLTGLITSSFAIFLAGAYLTGIFMSTLGFYRFAATDTASEAFRPKAISYVMAGGLISALIGPQLVKLTSDATVIPFLYTYGAVIVLNLVGLWLFFLLDIPTPAKPAADAPRGRSRGQLLREPAIVVAVVCGMVTYALMNLVMTSTPLAVVGCGFSTGNAADIVSAHVIAMYAPSFFTGHLIARFGTTRIISAGLACLAAAGIMALAGVTLFNFFGALILLGIGWNFGFIGATAMLTANHAAHERGTVQGLNDLLVFGMVTLASLSSGGLMGSAVDAVAGWAKVNYAMVPFLTLAAVALVWLRLRPRDA
- a CDS encoding cobyrinate a,c-diamide synthase; its protein translation is MPGLILAAPSSGAGKTTVTLGLLGALRQAGHAVRGAKSGPDYIDPRFHAAATGAPCPNLDAWAMAPAMIAGLAAGPGLLLIEGAMGLFDGAPPDGRGAVADLARQMALPVVLVVDAARMAQSVAPLVSGFAAHDPAVRVAGVILNRVGSDRHGTMLRHACPIPVLGVIPRDATLALPARHLGLVQAEEHPDLDAFLARAAQIVAAHVDLDALVACAAPLPDTPLVAVPPPAQRIAVAQDAAFAFAYPHLLDGWRAAGAELRIFSPLADEAAPPADLVYLPGGYPELHAGRLAAAGRFLGSLADRQVFGECGGYMVMGDGLVDADGTQHAMAGLLRLETSFETRRLHLGYRELEAGHGPFAGRWAGHEFHYATTLRAEGEPVFAASDAEGTTLAPMGLRHGAASGSFAHLIAPRA
- the cobA gene encoding uroporphyrinogen-III C-methyltransferase; translation: MTPELPPNDWPELQRGWVWLCGAGPGDPGLLTLHGLNALRQADVIVYDALVGEAILDWAPQAERIYAGKRGGKPSAKQRDISLRLVELARAGKRVLRLKGGDPFVFGRGGEEAQTLVQHGVPIRIVPGITAGIAGLAYAGIPVTHRDVNQSVTFVTGHDASGAAPTAVDWAGIARGSQVIVLYMGMKHIGQIAAQLIAAGRRPSEPVAVTTTATLDGQRTIETTLANCEADIAAAGLEPPAIICIGMAVALRQALDWQAQAAGEAPRDLDPLDRRRPAESA
- a CDS encoding cobalt-precorrin-5B (C(1))-methyltransferase; the protein is MNDAPKLRRGWTTGACATAAAKAALAGLWGGAVPREVEIVLPRGERPVFAVAEGRIGDGWAEAAVIKDAGDDPDVTHGATIVVRVAASDGGVVFRAGEGVGTVTKPGLPIAVGEPAINPVPRAMLDEVVAEAAAQYGQRPDIEITVSVPGGAVLAAKTWNPRLGIEGGLSILGTTGIVRPFSCAAWIASIHRGIDVAAASGLTHVAGCTGATSERVVQALHGLPDHAMLDMGDFAGGMLKYLRRHPIARVTIGGGVGKLAKLGQGAMDLHSGRSQADFARLSDWAGTDLTDCNTVLEAVTRVPALAEKVGTEARRAALGIIDAEVDVVVIDRAGDVMAHAR
- a CDS encoding precorrin-6A/cobalt-precorrin-6A reductase; translation: MRGDVLVLAGTAEARALLARCGGLRVTASLAGATDSPRDLGVPTRRGGFGGAEGFRAALALHSAVLDATHPFASTISTRTATICAARAVPYLRLTRAPWPTEPGWIRHADATACAEALPAGARVLLTAGPGALDPFLGRGLDLTCRRVDPAPARAGVDWVIGTPPFTERDEAALMRDRAITHLVTKNSGGSRAKLDAARRLGVSVHVIDRPPPPPGDETHDIDRAYAFILAHADHRRAG
- a CDS encoding DNA-3-methyladenine glycosylase 2 family protein, with amino-acid sequence MRIIAGPDDVAEGVAWLRSECPKMAAALDRVGPLPLRRRDDGFGALLSAIVGQQVSIASAAAINARLAEAGLVTEAAIRASAETDLKACGLSRQKMRYARALAEAGIDWTALRAMPTDEVVATLTAVPGIGAWTAEIYAMFSLGHADVFAPGDLALQEGARMVYGLDDRPKERALRDWSADWSPWRSVAARLFWAYYAREKRREGIA
- a CDS encoding prolyl oligopeptidase family serine peptidase, which codes for MTLRHERRGPEAPDRLVIFLHGYGANAADLIGLADPLGPHLPGTAFLAPDAPEELPGMPGGFQWFPIPWLDGSSEEAAQAGMARAIEDLNAWLDEVIAAEGVPISNVALFGFSQGTMMALHVGPRRDPGLAGIVGFSGRLLSPETLADEVATRPPVLLVHGDADEVVPVQSLPQAAEALEGAGFDRVYAHIMKGTGHGIAPDGLSVALAFLRDIWSIESD
- a CDS encoding HNH endonuclease; the encoded protein is MDPDFRTAFTRDPAGLRHFPALVLNADYRPLSYYPLSLWPWQDAVKAAFLDRVTIVSEYEEVVRSPTTVIRIPSVVVLKDYVKPQRQVAFTRFNLFLRDEFCCQYCGARGDLTFDHVVPRARGGITSWENVVAACGRCNLRKGSRSLKQVGFTLRKPPRQPASGELMNLGRKFPPNHLHDSWMDFLYWDAELEA